Proteins encoded together in one Lathyrus oleraceus cultivar Zhongwan6 chromosome 5, CAAS_Psat_ZW6_1.0, whole genome shotgun sequence window:
- the LOC127083925 gene encoding uncharacterized protein At2g39920 isoform X1 — translation MSAYAHQMEQQHSGDSLSDNSDTSSHYGLDSGFYMSSFTATIFLASLVTLGVLLITLLVSLVIMLQSCQSKNTGVIELVNVNDYYSYCRVYSLHAEINSLEGYDLPDICRDLAIHYIKRGHYTKELNLTVSMIDDYFKSLRPSDNGLDVVLMDIDDIVPPHPYSSNLHQRFHRDSISNCVKEAKDVKLVFILRLYMNLQTEGWSIILVSREPEMYQNVTINHLVSAGFRDWSSLMMRAEDSESTKGNEYFSRQRSLIQKKGFHIKSIVSSHLDVLSSPDTRIRNFLLPVLVCNKFEHQIESLDTGH, via the exons ATGTCTGCTTATGCACATCAAATGGAGCAGCAGCACTCTGGAGATAGTCTTTCAGACAATTCTG ATACATCAAGCCATTATGGTCTAGACTCCGGATTCTACATGTCATCTTTTACAGCAACAATTTTCCTTGCTTCGCTCGTCACTCTTGGAGTTTTACTCATTACTTTGTTGGTTTCTTTGGTGATTATGCTGCAATCATGTCAAAGTAAAAATACTGGAGTTATTGAACTTGTGAATGTAAATGATTACTACAGCTATTGCAGGGTGTATTCTCTGCATGCTGAGATCAATAGCTTAGAAGGATATGATCTTCCAGATATATGTAGAGATCTGGCTATACATTATATCAAAAGAGGGCATTATACCAAAGAGTTGAATTTAACTGTGTCTATGATTGATGATTACTTCAAGAGTCTGAGACCTTCAGACAATGGTTTGGATGTGGTGTTGATGGACATAGATGACATTGTTCCTCCACACCCTTATTCTTCCAATTTGCATCAGAG GTTTCATAGGGACAGCATTAGCAACTGTGTCAAAGAGGCAAAAGATGTAAAGCTCGTGTTTATTTTAAGGTTATACATGAACCTTCAAACTGAGGGGTGGTCTATAATTTTGGTATCAAGAGAACCTGAAATGTACCAAAATGTCACCATTAATCATCTTGTTTCTGCAGGATTTAGAGATTGGTCATCTTTGATGATGAG AGCAGAAGATTCAGAGTCTACCAAAGGGAATGAGTACTTTTCTAGGCAAAGAAGTTTGATACAGAAGAAGGGCTTCCATATAAAAAGTATTGTAAGTAGCCATTTGGATGTGTTGAGCTCTCCAGATACTCGAATACGAAATTTTCTGCTGCCGGTCCTTGTATGCAACAAGTTTGAACATCAGATAGAGAGTTTAGATACTGGACATTAG
- the LOC127083925 gene encoding uncharacterized protein At2g39920 isoform X2: MSAYAHQMEQQHSGDSLSDNSDTSSHYGLDSGFYMSSFTATIFLASLVTLGVLLITLLVSLVIMLQSCQSKNTGVIELVNVNDYYSYCRVYSLHAEINSLEGYDLPDICRDLAIHYIKRGHYTKELNLTVSMIDDYFKSLRPSDNGLDVVLMDIDDIVPPHPYSSNLHQRFHRDSISNCVKEAKDVKLVFILRLYMNLQTEGWSIILVSREPEMYQNVTINHLVSAGFRDWSSLMMRRFRVYQRE; the protein is encoded by the exons ATGTCTGCTTATGCACATCAAATGGAGCAGCAGCACTCTGGAGATAGTCTTTCAGACAATTCTG ATACATCAAGCCATTATGGTCTAGACTCCGGATTCTACATGTCATCTTTTACAGCAACAATTTTCCTTGCTTCGCTCGTCACTCTTGGAGTTTTACTCATTACTTTGTTGGTTTCTTTGGTGATTATGCTGCAATCATGTCAAAGTAAAAATACTGGAGTTATTGAACTTGTGAATGTAAATGATTACTACAGCTATTGCAGGGTGTATTCTCTGCATGCTGAGATCAATAGCTTAGAAGGATATGATCTTCCAGATATATGTAGAGATCTGGCTATACATTATATCAAAAGAGGGCATTATACCAAAGAGTTGAATTTAACTGTGTCTATGATTGATGATTACTTCAAGAGTCTGAGACCTTCAGACAATGGTTTGGATGTGGTGTTGATGGACATAGATGACATTGTTCCTCCACACCCTTATTCTTCCAATTTGCATCAGAG GTTTCATAGGGACAGCATTAGCAACTGTGTCAAAGAGGCAAAAGATGTAAAGCTCGTGTTTATTTTAAGGTTATACATGAACCTTCAAACTGAGGGGTGGTCTATAATTTTGGTATCAAGAGAACCTGAAATGTACCAAAATGTCACCATTAATCATCTTGTTTCTGCAGGATTTAGAGATTGGTCATCTTTGATGATGAG AAGATTCAGAGTCTACCAAAGGGAATGA
- the LOC127080220 gene encoding uncharacterized protein LOC127080220 produces MTEKKDMATPQALPPKMKDPKKFTITSTTVGVKIPHALCDLGLIINVISLNKFKEFKIGEIIPSNMTLTLADSSITHLLSIVQDMLVHVDGLIFPGDFMVINMKGESRGSVIIGLLFLVTRKTLIDVETGELVLKFNTEKVVYNAYEWTIFMVDL; encoded by the coding sequence ATGACAGAGAAAAAGGATATGGCAACGCCTCAAGCATTGCCACCAAAGATGAAGGATCCAAAAAAGTTTACCATCACTAGTACCACTGTTGGAGTAAAGATCCCACATGCTTTATGTGATTTAGGATTGATTATCAATGTCATATCGCTGAATAAGTTTAAAGAATTTAAAATAGGCGAGATCATACCGAGCAATATGACTCTCACTTTAGCCGATTCATCTATTACTCATCTGCTTAGTATTGTGCAAGACATGTTAGTGCATGTCGATGGTTTAATCTTCCCTGGAGATTTTATGGTAATCAACATGAAAGGAGAATCAAGAGGGTCAGTTATTATCGGACTCCTATTCTTGGTAACCAGGAAAACGTTAATAGATGTGGAGACAGGTGAACTTGTTTTGAAGTTCAACACGGAAAAGGTGGTGTATAATGCGTATGAATGGACAATATTTATGGTTGATCTATAG